A region from the Cryptosporangium arvum DSM 44712 genome encodes:
- a CDS encoding DNA glycosylase AlkZ-like family protein: MGAAIEVDRHQVLAYRVGAQQLDRSEPEITRLAVLDLGVADTPPGSARVAFAARLPSLEDDDSLVTVWGARGAPFVHRAADLPPLAAALFPRDEADAKARVGASTARIPGDDLDAVRATASALREVVTAPISKGAMSTALTARRPELASYCPGCQVDHLSDQLIRVAGLAGGIRIEPGTTPLIVSPIAGRVPDPGDADAPLPASAYLRLHGPGTQAEVAAYFSASKARVAEDWPGDLLEVRVDGKAGFWIPADAESALRDPAAPDPVRLLPPSDPYLQTRNRNLLVPEKAEQKALWRPIGNPGAILVDGEIAGTWRPKLAGKRLTITLEAFRPLPPAARSAIDEEAGNVATARGATDVRIT; this comes from the coding sequence ATGGGAGCAGCAATCGAGGTCGACCGGCACCAGGTGCTCGCCTACCGGGTGGGGGCACAGCAGCTCGACCGGTCCGAACCGGAGATCACGCGGCTGGCCGTGCTCGACCTCGGAGTGGCCGACACGCCGCCGGGTTCGGCCCGGGTGGCGTTCGCGGCGCGGCTGCCCTCGCTCGAGGACGACGACTCACTGGTGACCGTGTGGGGCGCGCGCGGTGCGCCGTTCGTGCACCGCGCGGCCGACCTGCCCCCGCTCGCCGCCGCCCTGTTCCCCCGCGACGAGGCGGACGCGAAAGCGCGGGTCGGCGCGTCCACGGCGAGGATCCCCGGCGACGATCTCGACGCCGTGCGCGCCACCGCCTCGGCGCTGCGTGAGGTCGTCACCGCGCCGATCAGCAAGGGCGCGATGAGCACGGCGCTGACCGCGCGCCGGCCGGAGCTGGCCTCCTACTGTCCCGGGTGCCAGGTCGATCACCTGAGCGACCAACTGATCCGCGTCGCCGGTCTGGCCGGCGGCATCCGGATCGAGCCCGGCACCACACCGCTGATCGTGTCGCCGATCGCCGGCCGGGTGCCGGACCCCGGAGACGCCGATGCGCCGCTGCCCGCGTCGGCGTATCTACGGCTGCACGGGCCCGGCACGCAGGCCGAAGTGGCGGCCTACTTCTCGGCGAGCAAGGCCAGGGTCGCCGAGGACTGGCCCGGGGATCTGCTCGAGGTGCGGGTGGACGGGAAGGCCGGGTTCTGGATTCCCGCCGACGCCGAGTCCGCGCTGCGCGATCCCGCCGCACCCGACCCGGTGCGGCTGCTGCCGCCGAGCGATCCGTACCTGCAGACCCGTAACCGGAACCTGCTCGTGCCGGAGAAGGCCGAGCAGAAGGCGCTCTGGCGGCCGATCGGGAACCCGGGCGCGATCCTGGTCGACGGGGAGATCGCCGGCACCTGGCGTCCGAAGCTCGCGGGCAAGCGCCTCACGATCACGCTCGAGGCGTTCCGCCCGCTCCCGCCGGCCGCGCGGTCCGCGATCGACGAGGAGGCCGGGAACGTCGCCACCGCTCGCGGCGCCACGGACGTTCGCATCACCTGA
- the moaA gene encoding GTP 3',8-cyclase MoaA: MAVVPLGLPAVPAQRQGTAADRPVGERGLVDRFGRTATDLRVSLTDKCNLRCSYCMPPEGLPWLPSDRLLSDDEVIRLVTIAVERLGVTEVRFTGGEPLLRRGLVDILQAITALRPRPETMLTTNAIGLARQATALVDAGLDRVNVSLDTLDRETFRQLAHRDRLADTLAGLQAATEAGLTPVKINSVLLRGVNEHEATALAEFALENGHELRFIEQMPLDAQHSWERTSMVTAAEILAALRTRWALTPDPAHRGAAPAETWLVDGGPARIGVIASVTRPFCGACDRTRLTADGQVRNCLFATGETDLRGALRSGGTDAEIADLWRTAMWGKLAGHGIDDPSFLQPDRPMSAIGG, translated from the coding sequence ATGGCTGTGGTTCCGCTCGGGCTGCCGGCCGTGCCGGCCCAGCGCCAGGGCACGGCGGCCGACCGACCCGTCGGTGAACGCGGGCTGGTCGACCGATTCGGCCGTACCGCGACCGATCTCCGCGTCTCGCTCACCGACAAATGCAACCTCCGGTGCAGCTACTGCATGCCACCGGAGGGCCTGCCCTGGCTGCCGTCCGACCGGCTGCTCAGCGACGACGAAGTGATCCGGCTGGTCACCATCGCGGTGGAGCGGCTCGGGGTGACCGAGGTGCGCTTCACCGGTGGCGAGCCGCTGCTGCGGCGCGGGCTCGTCGACATCCTGCAGGCCATCACCGCGCTGCGGCCACGGCCGGAGACGATGCTGACGACGAACGCGATCGGGCTCGCCCGCCAGGCCACGGCGCTGGTGGACGCCGGGCTCGACCGGGTGAACGTCTCGCTCGACACGCTCGACCGCGAGACGTTCCGGCAGCTGGCGCACCGGGACCGCCTGGCCGACACGCTGGCCGGTCTGCAGGCCGCGACCGAGGCCGGCCTGACCCCGGTGAAGATCAACAGCGTGCTGCTGCGTGGCGTCAACGAGCACGAAGCGACCGCACTCGCCGAGTTCGCGCTGGAGAACGGCCACGAGCTGCGGTTCATCGAGCAGATGCCGCTCGACGCCCAGCACTCGTGGGAGCGGACGTCGATGGTGACCGCCGCGGAGATCCTGGCCGCGCTGCGAACCCGATGGGCGCTGACGCCGGACCCGGCGCACCGCGGTGCCGCTCCGGCCGAGACCTGGCTCGTCGACGGCGGCCCCGCGCGTATCGGCGTCATCGCGTCGGTCACCAGGCCGTTCTGCGGCGCCTGCGACCGCACGCGGCTGACCGCCGACGGGCAGGTGCGCAACTGCCTGTTCGCCACCGGCGAGACCGATCTGCGCGGCGCGCTGCGCTCCGGCGGCACCGATGCGGAGATCGCGGACCTGTGGCGGACCGCGATGTGGGGCAAGCTGGCGGGGCACGGTATCGACGACCCGTCGTTCCTGCAGCCCGACCGACCCATGTCAGCCATTGGAGGCTGA
- a CDS encoding ArnT family glycosyltransferase, which translates to MAQVEAEQRTLPPLEHWVWVIAAAVTAVLLGFAGRYGYHRDELYFLLCARHLDWGFVDQPPLTPAIAWLADTIAPGNLTVFRTPSALIAGACVLLVALIARELGGGRAAQLLAAVLIATSSAAFAFGHLLSTTTVDVVVWLVVLWLTLRVLRTGDTRLAVLIGAVAGLGLLNKYLVGLLAVGLVGGLLVAGPRRLLRDRWVLAGAALAVLIVTPNVVWQIANGFPQLDVAAQIASGDSSYAGRPVAVALQFVIVSPIASVVWIAGLVALFRRPEWRPYRAVAWAWVVIAAVVLIGGGKGYYDVAMLMALTGVGAIPLVGWLSRGRLALRRVGLAAAMVFCAVLAALLMLPITSASSVPDAVVAVNYDAGETIGWPAAVASIERVTPPGAVVVTSNYGEAGAVSRYGTVPVYSGHMSVADFGRPPESADVVVAVGFDDPAHLRRYFGSVERAGSVAVGVDVDNEENGVPIWLCRNPREPWSGLWPKFRRV; encoded by the coding sequence ATGGCGCAGGTCGAAGCCGAGCAGCGCACCCTTCCGCCGCTCGAACACTGGGTCTGGGTGATCGCCGCTGCGGTCACCGCCGTCCTGCTCGGGTTCGCCGGGCGGTACGGCTACCACCGCGACGAACTGTACTTCTTGCTCTGTGCGCGCCACCTCGACTGGGGCTTCGTCGACCAGCCGCCGCTCACCCCGGCGATCGCCTGGCTCGCCGACACGATCGCTCCCGGCAACCTGACGGTCTTCCGGACGCCCTCGGCGCTGATCGCCGGCGCCTGCGTGCTGCTGGTCGCCCTGATCGCCCGTGAGCTCGGCGGTGGACGAGCGGCCCAGTTGCTCGCCGCGGTGCTGATCGCCACGTCGTCGGCGGCGTTCGCGTTCGGGCACCTGCTGTCGACCACGACGGTCGACGTCGTGGTCTGGCTGGTCGTGCTCTGGCTGACGCTGCGGGTGCTGCGTACCGGCGACACCCGCTTAGCGGTGCTGATCGGCGCGGTCGCCGGCCTGGGGTTGCTGAACAAGTACCTGGTCGGTCTGCTGGCGGTCGGGTTGGTCGGCGGTCTCCTGGTCGCCGGCCCGCGCCGGTTGCTGCGCGACCGCTGGGTGCTCGCCGGAGCCGCGCTCGCGGTCCTGATCGTGACGCCGAACGTGGTCTGGCAGATCGCGAACGGGTTTCCGCAGCTCGACGTCGCCGCCCAGATCGCGTCGGGGGACAGCTCGTACGCCGGCCGTCCCGTCGCGGTCGCCCTGCAGTTCGTGATCGTCAGCCCGATCGCCTCGGTCGTCTGGATCGCCGGCCTCGTCGCGCTCTTCCGGCGCCCCGAGTGGCGTCCGTACCGGGCGGTGGCCTGGGCGTGGGTGGTGATCGCCGCGGTCGTGCTCATCGGTGGCGGCAAGGGCTACTACGACGTCGCGATGCTGATGGCCCTGACCGGCGTCGGCGCGATTCCGCTGGTCGGGTGGCTCAGCCGCGGCCGGCTGGCGCTCCGCCGGGTCGGGCTCGCCGCCGCAATGGTGTTCTGCGCGGTCCTCGCCGCCCTGCTGATGCTGCCGATCACGTCGGCCTCCTCGGTGCCCGACGCCGTCGTCGCGGTGAACTACGACGCCGGGGAGACGATCGGCTGGCCGGCCGCCGTGGCGTCGATCGAGCGGGTCACGCCGCCCGGCGCGGTGGTCGTCACCAGCAACTACGGCGAGGCCGGCGCGGTCAGCCGGTACGGCACGGTGCCGGTCTACTCGGGGCACATGAGCGTCGCCGACTTCGGCCGACCACCCGAATCGGCCGACGTCGTCGTCGCCGTCGGGTTCGACGATCCGGCCCACCTGCGGCGCTACTTCGGCTCGGTGGAGCGCGCCGGCTCGGTCGCCGTGGGTGTCGACGTCGACAACGAGGAGAACGGCGTCCCGATCTGGCTCTGCCGCAACCCTCGCGAGCCCTGGTCCGGCCTCTGGCCGAAGTTCCGCCGCGTCTGA
- a CDS encoding patatin-like phospholipase family protein, giving the protein MTGSALVLGGGGVTGIAWEIGLLAGLLDAGVDLTTADLIVGTSAGSVVGTVVATGADIEELYQNQLEPSGSEIPARMGTTTLLRWGFAAVTSRSPERFRARVGALARRTRTVPEDERRQVIASRLPVHDWPDRRLVLTAVDAVTGELAPFDRNSGVSLVDAVSASCAVPGVWPPVTVNGRQYIDGGVRSTANVDLASGCDRIVVLAPLPRGGGPMPGVSTQVAHLGDSARVAVVTPNQAARAAFGRNVLDPARRPPSARAGRAQAADVAMAVHSVWSDH; this is encoded by the coding sequence ATGACGGGGAGTGCACTGGTACTCGGCGGGGGCGGAGTCACCGGCATAGCCTGGGAAATCGGGCTACTGGCCGGGCTGCTCGACGCCGGAGTCGACCTGACCACGGCAGATCTGATCGTCGGCACCTCGGCCGGCTCGGTGGTGGGGACGGTCGTCGCGACCGGCGCCGACATCGAGGAGCTCTACCAGAACCAGCTGGAGCCCAGCGGTAGCGAGATCCCCGCCCGGATGGGTACGACGACGCTCCTGCGCTGGGGATTCGCCGCGGTGACCAGCCGGAGCCCGGAACGGTTCCGGGCCCGGGTCGGCGCGCTGGCCCGGCGCACCCGCACCGTGCCGGAGGACGAGCGCCGCCAGGTGATCGCCTCCCGGCTCCCGGTGCACGACTGGCCCGATCGTCGGCTCGTGCTGACGGCGGTGGACGCCGTCACCGGTGAGCTCGCCCCGTTCGACCGGAACAGCGGCGTGTCGCTGGTGGACGCCGTGTCGGCGAGCTGCGCGGTGCCCGGCGTCTGGCCTCCGGTGACCGTGAACGGCCGGCAGTACATCGACGGCGGGGTCCGGTCGACCGCGAACGTCGATCTCGCGTCCGGGTGCGATCGGATCGTCGTGCTCGCGCCGCTGCCCCGCGGCGGCGGGCCGATGCCGGGCGTCTCGACGCAGGTCGCGCACCTCGGCGACTCGGCCCGCGTCGCCGTGGTCACGCCGAATCAGGCGGCGCGGGCCGCGTTCGGCCGCAACGTGCTCGATCCGGCTCGCCGACCGCCGTCGGCGCGCGCCGGCCGCGCCCAGGCCGCCGACGTGGCGATGGCCGTCCACTCGGTCTGGTCGGATCACTGA
- a CDS encoding PP2C family protein-serine/threonine phosphatase: MPTNPHLGDPVVSPRTGIVGACLLALAIAAFDVAMPGLQFVGLLVAPPFLAAALASYRATFAVGALCFVLGAALGMVDGEAFAPQQVLRLAAILVFTALAAWLSMLGDRTSKRVATLSKLAAVAQQAVLRPIGPRIGTMSVAVRYVSANAEADIGGDLYEAMSTPYGTRVLIGDVRGKGLEAVRLASSVLGSYRHVAHERVDLRAIVADLDRAVARSVGYEDFVTACLIEERGGTLTVLNCGHPAPLLLRRGDVIALEPPSPAPPLGFLPVVRPRVERLEPGDRLLLFTDGLAEARRNGEFFPIRERAWRIAGHGTVEDGLTSLVNALRGWVHGVLDDDIALILLEYTGSERKPETSNAAARPAWEWDPISGD, encoded by the coding sequence ATGCCAACGAACCCGCACCTCGGGGATCCGGTGGTGTCACCACGCACCGGAATAGTCGGCGCATGCCTGTTGGCGCTCGCGATCGCGGCGTTCGACGTCGCGATGCCGGGTCTGCAGTTCGTCGGGCTGCTCGTCGCGCCGCCGTTCCTCGCAGCCGCGCTGGCGTCGTACCGGGCCACGTTCGCGGTCGGAGCCCTCTGCTTCGTACTGGGGGCGGCACTGGGCATGGTGGACGGCGAGGCGTTCGCACCCCAGCAGGTACTGCGGCTGGCCGCGATCCTCGTCTTCACCGCGCTCGCGGCCTGGCTGTCGATGCTCGGCGACCGCACGTCCAAGCGAGTGGCGACGCTCAGCAAGTTGGCCGCGGTGGCCCAGCAGGCCGTGCTGCGTCCGATCGGGCCGCGGATCGGAACGATGTCGGTCGCGGTGCGGTACGTGTCGGCGAACGCGGAGGCGGACATCGGTGGTGACCTCTACGAGGCGATGAGCACGCCGTACGGCACCCGGGTGCTGATCGGGGACGTGCGTGGGAAGGGGCTGGAAGCGGTCCGGCTCGCCAGCAGCGTGCTCGGGTCCTACCGGCACGTCGCGCACGAGCGGGTCGACCTGCGGGCGATCGTGGCCGACCTGGACCGTGCGGTGGCGCGCTCGGTCGGCTACGAGGACTTCGTCACCGCGTGCCTGATCGAGGAGCGCGGCGGAACCCTGACCGTGCTCAACTGCGGGCATCCGGCGCCGCTGCTGCTGCGCCGGGGCGACGTGATCGCGCTGGAGCCGCCGTCGCCGGCTCCGCCGCTCGGGTTCCTGCCGGTGGTGCGGCCGCGGGTCGAGCGGCTGGAGCCGGGGGACCGGTTGTTGCTGTTCACCGATGGGCTGGCCGAGGCGCGGAGGAACGGTGAGTTCTTCCCGATCCGGGAGCGCGCCTGGCGCATCGCCGGGCACGGCACCGTCGAGGACGGGCTCACCTCGCTCGTCAACGCGTTGCGCGGCTGGGTGCACGGGGTGCTCGACGACGACATCGCGCTGATCCTGCTCGAGTACACCGGCTCCGAGCGCAAGCCCGAGACCTCGAACGCCGCGGCTCGACCGGCCTGGGAGTGGGACCCGATCTCCGGCGATTAG
- a CDS encoding metallophosphoesterase, whose protein sequence is MGVVVIVVVAVAVVGGIHGYLWWRLVASPFSSKRIRWIGFGAAVLIVATAMFGLRGAPDVLPGPLGTVVSWAGPLWIAVMFYLVLILLVLEPVRLIGRVLITRRARARKASTPTPATVGAPPVDSGPSEDQAAQAENWGHNRRVFLARALAVTAGVGALGTVGYGTTEARNVRVKRVPITLPRLDPALSGFRVALLTDIHISATLHRPFVERVVNRVNSLDVDAVAIVGDLVDGSVDELGEDAKALSALHSTHGTYFVTGNHEYYSGAEEWVEYLPTIGVQVLRNRRIEIPGGAGLDLAGVDDVTAADSGVPGHGANLSAALDGRDRDRPVVLLAHQPVQWPEAVDRGVDLQLSGHTHGGQMWPFTYGVRLEQPVVSGRATDGDSQIYVSRGVGYWGPPVRVGAPPEISLIELRSL, encoded by the coding sequence GTGGGCGTCGTCGTCATCGTCGTGGTGGCTGTTGCCGTCGTCGGAGGCATCCACGGTTATCTGTGGTGGCGGCTGGTCGCGAGTCCCTTCTCGTCGAAACGGATCCGGTGGATCGGGTTCGGCGCGGCCGTGCTGATCGTCGCCACCGCGATGTTCGGTCTACGCGGTGCCCCGGACGTGCTGCCGGGGCCGCTCGGCACCGTGGTGAGCTGGGCCGGGCCGCTCTGGATCGCGGTGATGTTCTACCTGGTGCTGATCCTGCTGGTGCTGGAGCCGGTGCGCCTGATCGGCCGCGTCCTGATCACTCGCCGGGCACGCGCCCGGAAGGCGTCGACGCCGACGCCGGCCACGGTCGGCGCGCCTCCGGTCGACAGCGGGCCCAGCGAGGACCAGGCCGCCCAGGCCGAGAACTGGGGCCACAACCGGCGAGTGTTCCTCGCCAGGGCGCTCGCGGTCACGGCGGGCGTCGGTGCGCTCGGCACCGTCGGGTACGGCACCACCGAGGCACGCAACGTCCGGGTGAAACGGGTCCCGATCACGCTCCCGCGTCTCGATCCGGCGCTGAGCGGGTTCCGGGTCGCGTTGCTCACCGACATCCACATCTCCGCGACGCTGCACCGGCCCTTCGTCGAACGGGTCGTCAACCGCGTGAACTCGCTCGACGTCGACGCGGTGGCGATCGTCGGCGACCTGGTCGACGGCAGCGTGGACGAGCTCGGCGAGGACGCCAAAGCGCTGAGCGCGCTCCACTCGACGCACGGCACCTACTTCGTCACCGGCAACCACGAGTACTACTCGGGCGCCGAGGAGTGGGTCGAGTACCTGCCGACGATCGGCGTGCAGGTGCTCCGTAACCGGCGGATCGAGATCCCCGGCGGCGCCGGGCTCGACCTGGCCGGCGTCGACGACGTCACCGCGGCCGACTCCGGCGTGCCCGGCCACGGCGCGAACCTCTCCGCCGCCCTCGACGGCCGTGATCGGGACCGGCCGGTCGTCCTGCTCGCACACCAGCCGGTGCAGTGGCCGGAGGCGGTCGACCGCGGCGTGGACCTGCAGCTCTCCGGGCACACGCACGGCGGGCAGATGTGGCCGTTCACGTACGGCGTCCGGCTCGAACAGCCGGTGGTGTCGGGGCGGGCCACCGACGGCGACAGCCAGATCTACGTCAGCCGGGGCGTCGGCTACTGGGGTCCCCCGGTGCGGGTCGGCGCGCCGCCGGAGATCAGCCTGATCGAGTTGCGTTCTCTCTGA
- a CDS encoding MoaD/ThiS family protein — MNVTVRYFAGARAAAGIEEEPADAGTLGELRTQLVAAHGERLERVLTACSFLVNGVAAKEESVRLPAGGTVDVLPPFAGG; from the coding sequence GTGAACGTCACGGTGCGGTACTTCGCCGGAGCCCGAGCCGCGGCCGGCATCGAGGAAGAACCCGCGGACGCGGGAACGCTCGGCGAGCTGCGGACGCAACTGGTGGCCGCCCACGGGGAACGGCTGGAGCGCGTACTCACCGCCTGCTCGTTCCTGGTGAACGGGGTGGCGGCGAAGGAGGAATCGGTGCGGCTGCCGGCCGGCGGCACCGTCGACGTGCTGCCGCCGTTCGCCGGTGGGTAG
- a CDS encoding phosphoribosyltransferase family protein yields MSSAPLSVDPSESPVTPADPDLRVRLLETFRWIDPGDWCDHLLTDRSGWWRDPVILDRIGPALAALSPALPTVVAAPATSGFLLGPLVARSIGVGFVEAYRDLSGAELADELITRAGGPGHDGRPVMLGVRARHLGPDDAVLVVDDWVETGAQLSALAEIVTAAGARYLGAAVIVDGAQPAVRERLHVRGLVREVELDHHRGS; encoded by the coding sequence GTGTCGAGTGCCCCGCTCTCGGTCGACCCGTCGGAGAGCCCTGTTACGCCCGCCGATCCTGACCTGCGCGTACGCCTCCTCGAGACCTTCCGCTGGATCGACCCCGGCGACTGGTGCGACCACCTGCTCACCGACCGGTCCGGGTGGTGGCGCGATCCGGTCATCCTCGACCGGATCGGCCCCGCGCTCGCCGCGCTCTCACCCGCGCTGCCGACCGTGGTCGCCGCTCCGGCCACCAGCGGTTTCCTGCTGGGGCCGCTCGTCGCTCGCTCGATCGGCGTCGGGTTCGTCGAGGCCTACCGCGACCTGAGCGGTGCCGAGCTCGCCGACGAGCTGATCACCCGCGCCGGTGGCCCGGGGCACGACGGCCGGCCGGTGATGCTCGGTGTGCGGGCCCGCCACCTCGGTCCGGACGATGCCGTGCTCGTCGTCGACGACTGGGTGGAGACCGGTGCCCAGCTCTCGGCGCTGGCCGAGATCGTGACCGCGGCCGGTGCGCGGTATCTCGGTGCGGCGGTCATCGTGGACGGTGCGCAGCCGGCCGTCCGTGAGCGGCTGCACGTCCGCGGACTGGTACGAGAGGTCGAGCTAGACCATCACCGTGGGTCGTAA